A genomic region of Leptolyngbya sp. NIES-2104 contains the following coding sequences:
- a CDS encoding sensor histidine kinase: MLKQPSATWLHLQPHPFRLLLYLEWILLGLSAFKAVGFPLWKHPVLGGETNYFVMASLILAFGLMGLRLPITRVGKWIYTSIALSLLAMLGLNQGWDNVLSPLLLVMLIRSCLIFQRRGRWMMASLLWLVYPLAITPILLGVWLISFPGLLRLFLQDEPIPGVTYLPNGGARLNYEFSKEQVQNFLSLVQDSCLHYITDSFLSFGLIVVFVSLSVTSLMNERAGRRKLAEAHEQLYQYSVQIEDQATLQERTRIAREIHDSLGHLLTTQNVLLQNAALSLQSDPTEAKSFLDQSRQICSSALTELRQSIALLRSDPLQGQSLLEAIIALTQDFDRSTGIQPEVTSSVQILLPDRIQVAVYRIVEEALTNIQKYSEATQVKIHLQHAPTAKSFDLSVQIEDNGKGFQIEQNATGFGLRGMQERAESLGGILQIVTQPGAGCKVCAVFPLPEGLL; this comes from the coding sequence ATGCTTAAACAACCCTCAGCAACTTGGCTGCACTTGCAACCTCATCCTTTTCGCTTATTGCTTTATTTAGAGTGGATTTTGTTAGGGCTGTCCGCATTTAAAGCCGTTGGGTTTCCGCTCTGGAAACATCCCGTGCTGGGGGGTGAAACAAACTATTTCGTGATGGCAAGTCTCATACTCGCCTTCGGATTGATGGGATTAAGACTGCCAATCACGCGAGTGGGAAAGTGGATTTATACCTCAATCGCGCTGAGTTTACTTGCAATGCTTGGACTCAATCAAGGATGGGATAATGTTCTTTCACCACTGCTACTCGTGATGTTGATTCGCAGTTGTCTCATATTTCAGCGACGCGGAAGATGGATGATGGCAAGCCTGTTGTGGCTGGTCTACCCCTTAGCGATCACGCCTATTTTGCTGGGGGTTTGGCTGATCTCGTTTCCTGGTCTGCTGCGATTGTTCCTTCAAGATGAGCCGATTCCTGGAGTTACTTATCTGCCCAACGGCGGCGCTCGGTTGAACTATGAATTCAGTAAGGAACAAGTTCAAAATTTCCTCTCGCTTGTTCAGGATTCGTGTCTACACTATATAACCGACAGTTTTCTTTCGTTTGGGCTAATTGTGGTGTTTGTCTCACTGTCAGTGACTTCGCTTATGAATGAACGAGCGGGACGACGCAAATTGGCTGAAGCACATGAACAACTTTATCAATATTCCGTTCAAATTGAAGACCAAGCGACCTTGCAGGAGCGAACCCGTATTGCACGTGAAATTCATGATTCACTTGGACATCTCTTAACCACACAGAATGTTTTGCTACAAAACGCTGCACTCTCGCTTCAGTCTGATCCAACCGAAGCAAAAAGCTTTCTGGATCAAAGTCGCCAAATCTGCTCAAGTGCCTTAACCGAACTGCGCCAATCGATCGCGCTTCTCCGCTCTGATCCGCTTCAGGGGCAATCCCTACTTGAGGCAATTATCGCGCTTACTCAAGACTTCGATCGATCAACGGGTATTCAGCCGGAGGTTACTTCTTCTGTACAAATACTGTTACCCGATCGTATTCAGGTCGCAGTTTACCGCATTGTTGAAGAAGCCTTGACGAACATTCAAAAGTACAGCGAGGCAACTCAAGTCAAGATTCACCTTCAGCATGCGCCAACTGCAAAAAGCTTTGATCTTTCTGTTCAAATTGAGGATAATGGTAAAGGGTTCCAAATTGAGCAGAACGCAACTGGATTCGGTTTACGCGGAATGCAGGAACGCGCCGAAAGCTTGGGCGGAATTCTTCAAATCGTGACACAACCGGGAGCAGGCTGCAAAGTGTGTGCAGTGTTCCCATTACCTGAAGGATTGTTATGA
- a CDS encoding response regulator transcription factor, giving the protein MIRLLLVEDQTILRQGLKRLLESQADLQVVGEAENGHSAVDQAQQLQPDLILMDVRMPIMDGVTATKIICSANPNAKIVIFTTFDDDAYVAQAIQYGAIGYLLKDAPAEDLANALRAAYKGYTQLAPGLMKKVMSYEPPTRTSLPQSEALASLTERERKVLSLIATGASNREIAEILCIAEKTVKNHVTRILSQLNLRDRTQAAVFAHSASMPKL; this is encoded by the coding sequence ATGATTCGCCTTCTCCTCGTTGAAGACCAAACCATTTTGCGTCAAGGACTCAAACGCTTGCTAGAGTCACAGGCAGATTTGCAAGTCGTGGGTGAAGCAGAGAATGGACACTCTGCGGTGGATCAAGCCCAACAACTGCAACCCGATTTAATTTTGATGGATGTGCGAATGCCAATCATGGACGGTGTTACTGCAACGAAAATCATTTGCAGTGCTAATCCTAATGCCAAGATTGTGATCTTCACTACCTTTGACGATGATGCTTATGTTGCACAAGCCATCCAATACGGCGCGATCGGCTATTTGCTCAAAGATGCTCCTGCTGAAGATTTAGCCAATGCTCTACGGGCTGCCTACAAGGGCTATACCCAGCTTGCACCGGGACTGATGAAAAAAGTGATGTCTTATGAGCCACCGACACGAACCTCGCTGCCTCAGAGCGAGGCGTTAGCATCCTTAACAGAGCGGGAACGTAAAGTTCTGAGCCTAATTGCGACAGGCGCGAGCAATCGAGAAATTGCAGAAATTCTCTGCATTGCTGAGAAGACTGTGAAGAACCATGTCACGCGCATTTTAAGTCAGTTGAATTTGCGCGATCGGACTCAAGCCGCTGTGTTTGCACACTCAGCTTCAATGCCCAAGTTGTAG
- a CDS encoding cytochrome P450, whose amino-acid sequence MPLPNVLKTPPLFQKLQWILDPVRYMESAVQQYPDLFTADIVGFGDTFVFVQHPEAIQAILTQDHTKFFASGRDNTLLQPLVGDQSLFLLEGQNHRQQRQLLVPPFHGSRLQTYAQQICTLTQMQLSQLLPQQPFIARSLMQQLTLEIIIQVVFGLSHGDQYSQLKQLLTALMDLFRSPLTTSFLFIRSLQKDLGTWSPWGRFLQIRQQIDTLLFTEIAVRRAHPNLDRTDILSMLLLAQDETGQTMSDRALRDELMTLLLAGHETTASALTWGLYWIYKTPGVREKLQYELQSLGDAPNPLEIARLPYLSAVCSETLRITPVAMLTFPRVVQEPIELLGYPLDMGTIVMGCIYLLHQRPELYPNPKAFKPERFLDRQFSPYEFLAFGSGARRCVGDALAMLELKLVLATLVSQAEFELVDAQPELPRRRGVTLTPSRGVKMRLVS is encoded by the coding sequence ATGCCCCTACCCAACGTTCTCAAAACGCCGCCGCTGTTCCAAAAACTGCAATGGATACTCGACCCCGTTCGCTACATGGAATCTGCCGTACAGCAGTATCCTGATTTATTCACAGCGGACATTGTTGGATTCGGAGACACCTTTGTTTTTGTTCAGCACCCCGAAGCCATTCAAGCTATACTCACCCAAGACCATACGAAGTTCTTTGCGAGTGGCAGAGACAATACCCTCCTGCAACCTTTGGTCGGAGATCAGTCTTTGTTCCTTCTAGAAGGACAAAATCATCGGCAGCAGCGACAACTTCTTGTTCCCCCCTTTCACGGCAGCAGGCTCCAGACTTATGCACAGCAAATTTGCACCTTAACGCAAATGCAATTGAGCCAACTCCTGCCCCAGCAGCCTTTTATCGCCCGATCGCTGATGCAGCAACTCACTTTAGAAATCATTATCCAAGTCGTTTTTGGATTGTCCCACGGCGATCAGTACTCCCAACTCAAACAACTCCTGACCGCATTGATGGATCTCTTTCGGTCTCCTTTGACAACCAGCTTTCTCTTTATTCGTAGCCTCCAAAAAGATCTGGGCACTTGGAGTCCTTGGGGGCGATTCCTTCAGATTCGGCAGCAGATTGATACCTTGTTGTTTACTGAAATCGCCGTGCGCCGCGCTCATCCCAATCTTGATCGCACCGATATTCTCTCGATGCTCCTGCTTGCCCAAGACGAAACGGGACAAACGATGAGCGATCGTGCCTTACGCGATGAGCTAATGACCCTACTACTTGCAGGTCACGAAACCACCGCCTCTGCGCTCACTTGGGGACTTTATTGGATTTATAAAACTCCGGGAGTGCGAGAAAAGCTCCAGTACGAACTGCAAAGCCTCGGCGATGCTCCAAATCCGCTCGAAATCGCCCGCCTGCCTTATCTCAGCGCAGTCTGCTCTGAAACCTTGAGAATCACTCCGGTTGCGATGCTGACGTTTCCTAGAGTTGTTCAAGAACCCATCGAACTGCTCGGCTATCCATTAGACATGGGCACGATCGTAATGGGGTGCATTTATCTGCTGCATCAGCGTCCAGAGTTATACCCCAATCCGAAAGCATTTAAGCCAGAGCGGTTTCTCGATCGACAATTTTCCCCTTACGAATTTCTAGCATTCGGGAGTGGTGCGCGGCGTTGTGTGGGGGACGCATTAGCGATGTTGGAATTAAAGCTGGTTTTAGCTACGTTGGTGTCTCAGGCTGAATTTGAGTTAGTAGATGCTCAGCCAGAATTGCCACGCCGTCGAGGAGTGACCCTTACACCGTCTCGTGGGGTCAAGATGCGCTTAGTCTCCTAG
- a CDS encoding response regulator, protein MSRILLIEDNEINRDMLSRRLERKGYEVIVAVNGAEGVTKTKSERPDLVLMDMHLPVLDGWEATRQIKANPQTQRIPVIALTADAIAGEREKALAAGCDEYDTKPVDFPRLLEKIAALLEPVALDLPKMPSSNQATQRILLIQLRRDLEPMIYSILGYSDLLLGILHEPLNSALRSDLQKIHVSGMQLLQLVQAILNPVLAEIQQQEIDLCAPSLRRELLTPLSTIIGYCEMLLEEATDDVIPDLEQIQTAAQGLLIKVNNLDSLVIQHLQSIRTLDISAAGQISDRSSVEVSQRQNILPKNRFPEVETRRVLVVDSNESNCRLLVRQLQCYGCQVAIATTNDQALQALGTMPYDLIFLDVSELNLLELLQRREKWQHIPVLLTAMLDEMEQVIEGVAMGAVDYVTHPFQSVLLQNKVTACLERKQLQDQNGKFDSLFENAPVGIYQANEGFFQYVNPALVKLLGYPDATTLIEAVTNISSQIYVDFNRYAEFRALLEKHDRVTGFEYQARRHDGALIWVSEHTWSVRDSSKQLLYYEGIVEEITQRKLVEADLKQKLIEQYDQEHSKYAQQAEEIIQTDYFQQLQPNAEAQELQTFDRSTLPLKVLLVEDNELNSDMLSRRLQRYGYEVMIASDGADGVSKAASELPHIILMDISLPVIDGWEATQQIKANPLTGRIPIIALTAHAMTGDREKAIASGCDDYDTKPIDLSRLLSKIEACLKP, encoded by the coding sequence ATGTCTAGAATCCTTTTAATTGAAGATAATGAAATTAATCGAGATATGCTATCCCGCCGCCTAGAACGGAAGGGATATGAAGTCATTGTTGCGGTCAACGGAGCAGAAGGGGTTACTAAAACGAAATCAGAGCGACCTGACTTAGTGTTGATGGATATGCACTTACCTGTTTTAGATGGGTGGGAAGCAACGCGACAAATCAAAGCGAATCCTCAAACTCAACGCATTCCGGTCATTGCTCTAACGGCGGATGCGATTGCGGGTGAGCGTGAAAAAGCGCTTGCCGCAGGCTGTGATGAGTATGATACGAAACCCGTTGATTTTCCTCGATTGTTAGAGAAAATCGCGGCGCTGCTAGAGCCAGTTGCCTTGGATTTACCCAAAATGCCCTCCTCAAATCAAGCAACTCAGCGAATATTACTAATCCAGTTGCGTCGCGACTTGGAACCGATGATTTATAGCATCCTCGGCTACAGCGATCTGCTCTTGGGCATTCTACATGAGCCGCTAAACTCAGCTTTGCGGAGTGACTTACAGAAAATTCACGTTTCGGGAATGCAATTGCTGCAACTCGTGCAGGCAATTCTAAACCCAGTATTAGCAGAGATTCAACAGCAAGAAATTGACCTCTGTGCTCCATCATTACGTCGGGAGCTTCTAACTCCTCTGAGTACAATTATTGGGTACTGTGAGATGCTATTAGAGGAGGCTACCGATGATGTTATTCCAGATCTAGAGCAAATCCAGACTGCCGCTCAGGGTTTGCTCATCAAGGTGAATAATTTAGACAGCCTAGTCATACAGCACCTTCAATCAATCCGTACACTCGATATCAGTGCAGCAGGACAAATCAGCGATCGCTCATCCGTAGAGGTATCGCAACGACAAAATATTCTACCTAAAAATCGCTTCCCAGAGGTTGAGACTCGTCGAGTGCTTGTAGTGGATAGCAATGAATCGAACTGTAGATTACTGGTTCGGCAGCTACAGTGCTATGGTTGCCAGGTTGCGATCGCGACCACGAATGATCAAGCGTTACAGGCTTTAGGGACGATGCCCTACGATCTCATCTTCCTAGACGTTAGTGAGTTGAACTTGTTAGAACTGCTTCAGCGACGTGAGAAGTGGCAACACATTCCAGTACTCCTTACAGCAATGCTAGATGAGATGGAGCAGGTAATCGAAGGTGTCGCAATGGGAGCAGTGGACTACGTGACTCATCCATTTCAGTCAGTGCTGTTGCAAAATAAAGTCACTGCTTGCTTAGAGCGCAAGCAGCTACAGGATCAGAATGGAAAATTTGATAGCTTATTTGAAAATGCTCCAGTTGGCATCTATCAAGCGAATGAAGGATTCTTTCAATATGTGAATCCAGCCCTAGTGAAACTGCTTGGATATCCTGATGCGACGACTTTGATAGAAGCGGTCACAAACATTTCGTCTCAAATTTATGTTGACTTCAATCGATATGCTGAGTTTAGAGCGTTGTTAGAGAAACACGATCGCGTTACAGGGTTTGAATACCAAGCACGGCGACACGACGGAGCGTTAATCTGGGTTTCGGAGCATACTTGGTCTGTGCGAGATTCGAGCAAACAGTTACTTTACTATGAAGGAATTGTAGAAGAGATTACGCAGCGCAAGCTTGTTGAGGCAGACCTCAAACAGAAATTGATAGAACAGTACGATCAAGAACATAGCAAGTACGCACAGCAGGCAGAAGAGATTATTCAGACTGACTACTTTCAGCAGTTACAACCGAATGCCGAAGCGCAAGAGCTTCAAACGTTCGATCGATCAACTTTGCCGCTTAAAGTCTTGTTAGTGGAAGATAACGAATTGAATAGTGATATGCTCTCTCGCCGTTTACAGCGCTATGGGTATGAGGTGATGATTGCTAGCGATGGAGCAGATGGGGTGTCGAAGGCGGCATCAGAATTGCCGCATATCATTCTGATGGACATCAGTTTACCCGTGATCGATGGGTGGGAGGCAACACAGCAGATCAAAGCGAATCCGCTCACAGGTCGCATTCCTATCATTGCCTTAACAGCTCATGCGATGACAGGCGATCGAGAAAAAGCAATCGCTTCTGGATGTGATGACTATGATACGAAACCGATCGATCTGTCCCGGTTGCTTAGTAAAATTGAGGCGTGTTTGAAGCCCTAA
- a CDS encoding SulP family inorganic anion transporter, protein MTPLTSEMEQQELPPSKLLPNVLAGLAVGLVSLTYDVSFAALIFSGSLSAYFPQGLGSALISSVIVGAIVALRSSFPFAIAGPDSNSAAILALMVSAIAKEIQLSGQLDRLFPTIWMAISLSSLLAGLFLYAAGRLSLGRWARFIPYPVMSGFLAGTGWLITRSSFKVMVGLPLEWSELPRLIEIPNSIRWLPGVLFAGLLIGITKFSDHALVLPATLLGAIVFFNVFWHLLNVFVSLSPQGWFLEPFSSGQILHSWSVDSLTRIDWQVLIDQSGTLVALIVVVVTTILLNTTGVELSSEQDSTLNGELCTNGIANLAVAPCGGMVGYLSFNRTLLHRSAGANSRISGLISAAFCGTVLVFGFNMLTYIPRPILGGVLLMIGIKLLLEWVVHAWFKFPYLDYALILIILVSIAIWGFISGVAIGVMIACALFIFRYSQHHVIRHQFSGTTYPSRVCRSSPEQGLLRHQGDHIQILRLQGYVFFGTANMLLEQVSQRLQDSALPLIQFLVLDFRLVSGLDSSAVLSFIKMRQLLQKHSAQLVLTHLNTKILQQLQRGNCIVAQDIVVQTFADLDRGIEWCENQILEARSMRRRRSLPLALHLNEFFVNADHVAHFMHYLQKTQIPAEHLLFRQGESSDTLYFIESGQVTVVLTLSNGKTRRLRTFGAGMILGENSFFLDTPHKTSAIADQSSTLYTLSKTNLQIMRQDQPHVTAAFQDFIIRLLADRLLYTYAEIEELF, encoded by the coding sequence ATGACTCCATTAACCTCAGAGATGGAGCAGCAGGAGCTTCCCCCTTCTAAACTGCTTCCTAATGTGTTAGCTGGACTCGCAGTGGGATTAGTTTCTCTCACGTATGATGTCTCTTTTGCTGCACTAATTTTCTCAGGAAGTTTGTCTGCTTACTTTCCGCAAGGATTAGGAAGCGCTTTGATTAGCTCGGTGATTGTTGGCGCGATCGTCGCATTGCGTAGCTCTTTTCCCTTCGCCATTGCTGGACCGGACTCTAACAGTGCAGCGATTTTAGCGTTGATGGTAAGCGCGATCGCAAAAGAAATTCAGCTATCTGGTCAACTTGATCGCCTGTTTCCGACAATCTGGATGGCGATCTCATTAAGTAGTCTACTCGCAGGTTTGTTTCTCTACGCTGCGGGTCGTCTCAGTCTAGGACGCTGGGCGCGATTTATTCCCTATCCGGTGATGAGCGGCTTTCTCGCTGGAACAGGCTGGCTCATTACTCGTAGTTCCTTTAAAGTGATGGTTGGCTTGCCCCTAGAGTGGAGTGAACTGCCCCGTCTTATCGAGATTCCGAACTCAATTCGTTGGTTGCCAGGGGTACTCTTTGCAGGATTGCTCATCGGCATCACGAAATTTTCTGATCACGCCTTGGTGTTACCTGCAACGTTGCTGGGTGCGATCGTGTTCTTCAATGTCTTTTGGCATTTGCTTAACGTCTTTGTTTCGCTGTCTCCACAGGGATGGTTTCTCGAACCATTTTCTAGCGGTCAAATTTTGCATTCCTGGAGTGTTGACAGTCTGACTCGAATCGATTGGCAAGTTCTAATCGATCAAAGCGGAACATTGGTCGCGCTGATTGTGGTGGTGGTTACAACAATTTTACTCAATACAACTGGCGTTGAACTATCGAGTGAGCAGGATAGCACGCTAAACGGTGAACTCTGCACCAATGGAATTGCTAACTTAGCAGTCGCGCCCTGTGGCGGAATGGTGGGCTATCTGTCTTTCAACCGAACACTCCTTCATCGAAGTGCTGGCGCGAACAGTCGAATATCTGGACTGATATCAGCAGCATTCTGTGGAACAGTGTTAGTCTTTGGTTTCAATATGCTCACCTATATTCCCCGACCTATTCTGGGCGGAGTTCTACTGATGATCGGCATCAAACTCTTGCTCGAATGGGTGGTTCACGCCTGGTTCAAGTTCCCGTACTTAGACTATGCGCTGATTTTGATCATTTTAGTCAGCATTGCGATCTGGGGCTTCATTAGTGGGGTTGCGATCGGGGTAATGATTGCTTGTGCATTATTTATTTTTAGATATAGTCAGCATCATGTAATTCGACATCAGTTCTCCGGTACAACTTACCCCAGTCGGGTTTGTCGATCGTCACCAGAGCAAGGTTTACTTCGACATCAAGGAGACCACATTCAGATTTTGCGGTTACAAGGCTATGTATTTTTTGGAACCGCAAATATGCTGCTTGAACAAGTGAGCCAACGACTTCAGGATTCGGCACTGCCTTTAATTCAGTTTCTAGTTTTGGATTTCCGGCTAGTCAGCGGACTAGACTCTTCAGCAGTGCTGAGCTTTATTAAGATGCGGCAACTTCTACAAAAGCACTCAGCGCAATTAGTATTAACGCACCTCAATACCAAAATCTTGCAGCAACTTCAGCGAGGCAATTGTATTGTTGCTCAAGATATCGTGGTTCAGACTTTCGCAGACTTGGATCGGGGCATTGAGTGGTGCGAAAATCAAATTCTAGAAGCTCGATCGATGCGGCGGCGGCGTTCTCTACCCCTTGCCCTTCATTTAAACGAGTTCTTTGTTAATGCTGATCACGTTGCCCATTTCATGCACTATTTGCAGAAAACTCAAATACCCGCCGAACATCTCTTATTCCGTCAAGGGGAATCCTCTGACACGCTTTACTTCATTGAATCAGGTCAGGTGACTGTTGTACTGACCTTAAGTAACGGAAAAACTCGAAGGTTGCGAACCTTTGGAGCAGGCATGATTTTAGGTGAAAATTCGTTTTTTCTCGACACTCCTCACAAAACGAGCGCGATCGCTGACCAGTCTAGTACGCTCTACACTTTATCCAAAACAAATTTACAGATAATGCGTCAAGATCAGCCTCACGTCACTGCTGCCTTTCAAGACTTCATCATTCGCCTCCTCGCTGATCGATTGCTTTACACTTACGCTGAAATTGAAGAACTATTTTAG